The proteins below are encoded in one region of Segatella copri:
- the uxuA gene encoding mannonate dehydratase: protein MERTWRWFGKKDKITLAQLKQIGVEGIVTALHDVPLGEVWTREKIHELKEYIESYGMKWSVVESLPVVETLKYGGPDRDHQIEVYKESLRNLGEEGIKCICYNFMPVLDWARTDLAHENPNGANNLYMNWGEFAYFDIYILQREGAREDWAEFSKEHKWGRDLVAEADEIKKTSTPEQDHALVENIIIKTQGFVSGNFSEGDSAPVQKFRDLLKLYDGIDKKKLQENMKYWLEAIMPICDEYDINMCVHPDDPPYPVFGLPRIIGRAEDIQWMLDAVPNKHNGLTFCAGSFSAGEHNDCVAMAKQFADRTHFVHLRSCYIFPNGNFTEASHLGGRGHLIELCRIFEKAEQEGKCNSGRRLPMRVDHGMTFTDEPGGVFDESNHGHNAGYTLLGRMFAMGQIQGVIATVDDELGIEYKQPGFYD, encoded by the coding sequence ATGGAAAGAACATGGCGCTGGTTTGGCAAGAAAGATAAGATTACACTTGCACAGTTGAAGCAGATTGGTGTTGAGGGCATTGTTACCGCATTGCACGATGTTCCTCTGGGCGAGGTTTGGACACGCGAGAAGATTCATGAACTCAAGGAGTACATCGAGTCTTACGGTATGAAATGGAGCGTGGTAGAGTCTTTGCCTGTGGTTGAAACCCTGAAATATGGCGGTCCTGACCGTGATCATCAGATTGAGGTTTACAAGGAAAGTCTCCGCAACCTGGGCGAGGAAGGCATCAAATGCATCTGCTACAACTTTATGCCTGTTTTGGACTGGGCTCGTACCGATTTGGCACACGAGAATCCTAACGGAGCCAACAACCTCTATATGAACTGGGGTGAGTTTGCCTACTTTGATATCTATATCCTGCAGCGTGAAGGCGCTCGTGAGGATTGGGCTGAGTTCTCTAAGGAGCACAAGTGGGGCAGAGACCTCGTGGCTGAGGCTGATGAAATCAAGAAGACTTCTACACCAGAGCAGGATCATGCCTTGGTAGAGAACATCATCATCAAGACCCAGGGTTTCGTATCGGGTAACTTCAGCGAGGGCGATTCAGCTCCTGTCCAGAAGTTCCGCGACCTGTTGAAGCTTTATGATGGTATCGACAAGAAGAAGTTGCAGGAGAACATGAAGTACTGGCTGGAGGCTATCATGCCTATCTGCGATGAGTACGATATCAATATGTGTGTTCACCCAGACGATCCTCCTTATCCTGTATTCGGTTTGCCAAGAATCATCGGTCGTGCCGAGGATATCCAGTGGATGTTGGATGCTGTGCCAAACAAGCACAATGGTTTGACTTTCTGTGCAGGTTCATTCTCTGCCGGCGAGCACAACGACTGTGTGGCGATGGCGAAGCAGTTTGCCGACCGCACCCACTTCGTTCACCTTCGTTCCTGCTACATCTTCCCTAACGGCAACTTTACAGAGGCTTCTCACTTGGGTGGTCGCGGCCATCTCATTGAACTTTGCCGCATCTTCGAGAAGGCTGAGCAGGAAGGCAAGTGCAATTCCGGCCGTCGTCTGCCAATGCGAGTAGACCACGGTATGACCTTCACTGATGAGCCTGGTGGCGTATTCGATGAGAGCAATCATGGTCACAATGCCGGTTACACTCTCCTCGGCCGTATGTTTGCCATGGGTCAGATTCAGGGTGTCATCGCAACAGTAGATGATGAACTGGGCATTGAGTATAAGCAGCCGGGATTCTATGATTAG
- a CDS encoding GH36-type glycosyl hydrolase domain-containing protein produces MAEKKYGHFDDANREYVITDPKTPWPWINYLGNEDFFSLISNTAGGYSFYKDAKFRRITRYRYNGVPMDNGGRYFYIKDGDTVWNPGWKPCKTPLDSYECRHGMNYTRITGSKNGVEASVLFFVPLHTWAEVQKMTLKNQTEEVKTLKVFSFAEWCLWNAATDMENFQRNFSTGEVEVEGSTIYHKTEYRERRNHYAFYTVNTEIQGYDTDRESFIGLYNEFAEPEAVLEGKPRNSFAHGWSPIASHYIEVTLQPGESRDLIFLLGYVENEQDKKFSAKKVINKEKAHQLIAKFDTTEKVDAAFAELNQYWDNLLNIFTVKSGNDKLDRMVNIWNQYQCMITFCMSRSASFFESGIGRGMGFRDSNQDLVGFVHQIPTRARQRIIDIASTQFPDGGCYHQYQPLTKRGNNDIGGGFNDDPCWLIFGTVAYIKETGDFSILAEQVPFDNQPGTEVSLFEHLKISMNHVINNLGPHKLPLIGRADWNDCLNLNCFSWDPNESFQTTENKGEGSKAESLMIAGLFVVTGKDYVALCKQLAKEALESKEGEIAGLAEEDYLTEAERMQQAVDEMNEAVKQHGWDGEWFLRAYDFFGNKIGSDENEEGKIFIESQGWCTMAGIGLEEGLCDKALDSSKKRLECEHGLVLNNPAYATYHVEMGEISSYPEGYKENAGIFCHNNPWVIIGETVAGRGNDAWSHYTKILPSYVEEKYQTLHKVEPYVNCQMVAGKDAAKPGEGKNSWLTGTAAWMWYTVSEFILGIKPDYEGLLIDPCLPSTAKEYEVTRKFRGGEYHITVKNPSGNQKGVKQITVDGTPISGTIIPCSEGKHEVVVEM; encoded by the coding sequence ATGGCAGAAAAAAAGTATGGTCATTTTGATGACGCCAATCGCGAATACGTGATTACTGACCCAAAGACCCCATGGCCTTGGATCAATTATTTGGGTAACGAGGATTTCTTCTCGCTCATCTCAAACACAGCAGGTGGTTATTCCTTCTACAAGGATGCCAAGTTCCGTCGCATCACCCGTTATCGCTACAATGGTGTGCCGATGGATAACGGCGGTCGCTATTTCTATATCAAAGATGGCGATACCGTATGGAACCCGGGATGGAAACCTTGCAAGACACCACTCGACAGCTACGAGTGCCGCCACGGCATGAACTATACCCGCATCACGGGCAGCAAGAACGGCGTGGAGGCGAGTGTGCTCTTCTTCGTACCCCTCCATACATGGGCTGAGGTGCAGAAGATGACGCTGAAGAACCAGACTGAGGAGGTGAAGACCCTCAAAGTGTTCTCCTTTGCAGAGTGGTGCCTCTGGAATGCTGCTACCGACATGGAGAACTTCCAGCGCAACTTCTCTACGGGCGAAGTAGAGGTAGAAGGTTCTACCATCTATCACAAGACCGAATACCGTGAGCGCCGCAACCACTATGCTTTCTACACAGTGAATACCGAGATTCAGGGCTACGATACCGACCGCGAGAGCTTCATCGGACTCTATAACGAGTTTGCCGAGCCTGAGGCTGTGCTGGAAGGCAAGCCACGCAACAGCTTTGCCCACGGCTGGAGCCCTATCGCATCTCATTATATCGAGGTTACCCTGCAGCCAGGCGAGAGCCGCGACCTCATCTTCCTGCTGGGCTATGTGGAGAACGAGCAGGACAAGAAGTTCAGCGCCAAGAAGGTAATCAACAAGGAGAAAGCTCATCAGCTTATCGCCAAGTTTGATACCACAGAAAAGGTGGATGCTGCCTTCGCAGAACTCAACCAGTACTGGGATAACCTGCTGAACATCTTCACCGTGAAGAGCGGCAACGACAAGTTAGACCGTATGGTGAACATCTGGAACCAGTATCAGTGCATGATCACCTTCTGTATGTCGCGTTCGGCAAGTTTCTTCGAGAGCGGCATCGGTCGAGGCATGGGCTTCCGCGATTCCAACCAGGACCTCGTAGGTTTCGTTCATCAGATACCTACCCGTGCACGCCAGCGCATCATCGATATCGCCAGCACCCAGTTCCCAGACGGTGGCTGCTATCACCAGTATCAGCCGCTCACCAAGCGCGGCAACAACGATATCGGTGGCGGTTTCAACGACGACCCTTGCTGGCTCATCTTCGGTACCGTAGCCTATATCAAGGAGACGGGCGACTTCTCTATCCTCGCTGAGCAGGTGCCTTTCGACAACCAGCCAGGCACAGAAGTAAGCCTCTTCGAGCACCTCAAGATTTCGATGAACCATGTTATCAACAACCTGGGTCCGCACAAGTTGCCACTCATCGGCAGAGCCGACTGGAACGACTGTCTGAACCTGAACTGCTTCTCCTGGGACCCTAACGAGAGTTTCCAGACCACCGAAAACAAGGGCGAAGGAAGCAAGGCAGAGAGTCTGATGATAGCCGGTCTGTTCGTGGTTACCGGCAAGGATTATGTGGCTCTGTGCAAGCAGCTTGCCAAGGAAGCTTTGGAAAGCAAGGAGGGCGAAATAGCCGGTCTTGCAGAGGAAGATTATTTGACAGAAGCCGAGCGCATGCAGCAGGCTGTAGATGAGATGAACGAGGCTGTGAAGCAGCATGGATGGGACGGCGAATGGTTCCTCCGCGCTTACGATTTCTTCGGCAACAAGATTGGTAGTGATGAGAACGAGGAAGGCAAAATCTTCATCGAGAGCCAGGGCTGGTGTACGATGGCTGGTATCGGTCTGGAAGAAGGACTCTGCGATAAAGCACTGGACAGCAGCAAGAAACGACTGGAATGCGAGCACGGACTGGTGCTGAACAACCCAGCTTACGCCACCTATCATGTAGAAATGGGTGAGATTTCTTCTTATCCTGAAGGTTACAAGGAGAACGCCGGTATCTTCTGCCACAACAATCCTTGGGTCATCATCGGAGAGACTGTAGCCGGTCGAGGCAACGATGCCTGGAGCCATTATACCAAGATTCTGCCTAGCTATGTAGAGGAAAAATATCAGACACTTCACAAGGTAGAGCCTTACGTAAACTGCCAGATGGTAGCCGGTAAGGATGCAGCCAAACCGGGCGAAGGAAAGAACTCCTGGCTCACCGGTACAGCGGCATGGATGTGGTATACAGTATCAGAATTCATCCTCGGCATCAAGCCAGATTATGAAGGTTTGCTCATCGATCCTTGTCTCCCAAGCACCGCTAAGGAGTATGAGGTAACCCGCAAGTTCCGTGGTGGCGAATACCATATCACAGTAAAGAATCCTAGCGGAAACCAGAAGGGCGTGAAGCAGATTACAGTGGATGGCACTCCTATCTCAGGCACCATCATTCCTTGCTCTGAAGGCAAGCATGAAGTAGTGGTTGAGATGTAA
- a CDS encoding alpha-2-macroglobulin, translated as MKRNILSLLIALFATMQVAAQTYDNLWKQAEINAQKAQPKSEIAVMKKIIAKASAAKDYGQLLAAEMRQVMLWKEISADSLTPNVKRMEAEALKTNDPMLKAVRYAVLGKVYHDNPYGIEVDEASLEQREDASYYQSQRKVNLKKSQDFFKKAMAHPELLAKHASTEYVPLTLKGVDGSSFKNDLLHLIGFEADSKEAYLQLYTYYNKVGNRGAACLCAYKLIEKYRQDDVREVKKSKYLQTIDSLIQIYQDIPEAGELAVEHFRFMEGATDAKPQDKLNYINYALSRWGEWSRMNELRNAQKRLTEPMFRVKDMPQVLRPGEKVWVQLDVRNLQNLKISISRLNITADNDYNAQDEATYKMLLKKTTKLHQKDFSRNYYGRPDYEEVKDSIEIGGNLPLGAYLMEVTSDNTGIAPQRELFYVSNLAVMIQQLPDDKHRYVVVNATDGQPIAGAKIELYDQRYDFKTKKDKRIVHARLTTDENGEAYFKNVDGMVLISTNNDKFTPARDIYLSRTRYYEKKDNETKYQVYTDRAIYRPGQKVHASAISYTVKKGLDASVPGKSMELKFVLSDANWKQVAEQKVTTDEYGTASVDFELPKEGQTGLYSISVNGTATKYVRVEEYKRPTFEITFPKVNEKYNWGDTVVVKATAKTYAGVPVQGAKVEYQVTRRNQLWWWGAGSAGQLVKTDSCVTREDGTFDVEIPLEASLSGKDEADMSEFMRIARFFNFEVSAIVTDISGESHEGVMSLPLGTKPTILTVNLPKRIETDSLKTVTFAYRNASGMPISSRLKYRIDKGEWKDAEANVPVSIKEYASSASSASSSLVWKSGVHQLEAICGQDTLQQKFTLFSMKDTHPVEPTTEWYYQTAKTFPRDGKPVYIQVGSSENGAHIVYSIIAGNKLLEKGAWELGDSIVTLPFTYKEEYASGIVLNYSFVKQGKCYTRMMSIARPLPEKKLNIAWKTFRNRLTPGQKEEWTLKITTPDGKPAKAQLMSVLYDKSLDQIAPHSWNLSLGFYQSLPNCYWKHNLTFRSSYLNGVYPTKYYDEKGLDVDKFDGKFFSYYAYMQAVELSKLERSLGGTVESVRIKKDELVQEEGRVMKTRGSNMTRVAAAAPSANKVFDVVEEMPQFVGGSGSDAGQYLDKVQVRENMNETAFFYPALESDNNGNVAIRFTLPESVTTWKFMGLAHDKEMRNGLLVDEAVAQKTVMVQPNMPRFLREGDKSTIVVKLFNTSDKKVSGNARMQILDPETNKVVWQKTQNYCIDAEGSATISFDVQGLKEGVYINKVVAAGNGYSDGEQHYLPVLSNRELVVNTLPITLHQKGEQNFDLSKLFLNKEGKQAKGAEEAKVTIEYTNNPSWLMVKALPAISNPDEEDAISLMSAIYANTITNHVQKHLSLENLTQESIRLQNQVEKLKKLQNPNGSFSWWKGMKGSRYMTTSVAEMMVRLNDIAGVQKSTARMLTSAIDYLSWQTAQEVREMKKQEEKKQKVNPSEQALHYLYILSVDGRKMKQNLEQDKAYLLDKMSKMTGDFSIYGKARAAVVLARNSQQNAAYREKAGEYLQSVNEYAVYREEMGRYYDTRKALYSWRNYKIPTQVSVIEAMQMLKPNDKQTIEELQRWLLMSKRTQVWDTPVNTVDAVYAFMKGNENNWSRKAENAVLKLDGKLLPMPQDSTTLGYVKTERPGKASKLSIDKKSDYTSWGAVYAEFKQPISEIGSMESGIKVRRVIVPAESESKGNAQVGEKVKVTLIITADRDYDFVQITDKRAACLEPVNQLSGYQWSIGCYVSPRDHATNFYFDRLSKGKHIVEMEYYVDRKGDYQSGTCIAECTYSPEFSGRTETYELKVNN; from the coding sequence ATGAAAAGAAACATTTTATCACTTCTGATAGCCCTCTTTGCTACGATGCAGGTAGCGGCTCAGACATACGACAACTTGTGGAAGCAAGCTGAAATCAATGCTCAGAAGGCCCAGCCTAAGAGCGAAATCGCGGTGATGAAGAAAATCATCGCCAAGGCTTCTGCGGCTAAAGACTACGGTCAGCTGCTGGCGGCTGAGATGAGGCAGGTGATGCTCTGGAAAGAGATTTCTGCAGACTCACTGACGCCGAATGTGAAGCGGATGGAGGCTGAAGCTTTGAAGACAAATGACCCGATGCTGAAAGCGGTGAGATATGCTGTGCTCGGCAAGGTATATCATGATAATCCGTATGGAATAGAAGTGGATGAGGCTTCTTTGGAACAAAGGGAGGATGCTTCTTATTATCAAAGTCAGCGAAAGGTAAACCTGAAGAAGAGCCAGGATTTCTTCAAAAAAGCGATGGCGCACCCAGAGCTTCTTGCCAAGCATGCTTCTACTGAGTATGTGCCGCTGACTCTAAAAGGGGTGGACGGAAGTTCCTTCAAGAATGATTTGCTGCATCTCATCGGATTCGAGGCAGACAGCAAGGAGGCGTATCTGCAGCTGTACACCTATTATAATAAGGTGGGCAATCGGGGGGCGGCTTGTCTCTGTGCCTATAAGCTCATCGAGAAATACCGCCAGGACGACGTGAGAGAGGTGAAGAAATCGAAGTATCTGCAGACCATCGACTCGCTCATCCAGATTTATCAGGATATTCCGGAGGCAGGCGAACTTGCCGTGGAGCATTTCCGCTTCATGGAAGGTGCTACCGATGCCAAACCGCAGGATAAGCTCAACTATATCAACTATGCGCTGAGCCGCTGGGGTGAATGGTCGAGAATGAACGAACTGAGAAATGCGCAGAAGCGACTTACCGAACCGATGTTCCGGGTGAAGGATATGCCGCAGGTATTGCGACCTGGGGAGAAGGTTTGGGTGCAGCTGGATGTGCGTAATCTCCAGAACCTGAAAATCAGTATCTCCCGCCTCAATATTACGGCAGATAACGATTATAATGCCCAGGATGAGGCTACCTATAAGATGCTCCTGAAGAAGACTACGAAGCTGCATCAGAAGGATTTCAGCCGCAACTACTATGGTCGTCCGGATTACGAAGAGGTGAAGGATTCCATCGAAATCGGTGGCAATCTGCCACTGGGTGCATATCTGATGGAGGTGACTTCGGATAATACCGGCATCGCTCCGCAGCGAGAACTCTTCTATGTCAGCAATCTGGCGGTGATGATCCAGCAGTTGCCTGATGATAAGCATCGCTATGTGGTGGTGAATGCTACCGACGGACAGCCTATCGCCGGGGCGAAGATAGAACTCTACGACCAGCGGTATGATTTCAAGACGAAGAAGGACAAGCGAATAGTTCATGCCCGCTTGACAACAGATGAGAACGGAGAGGCTTACTTCAAAAATGTGGATGGAATGGTGTTGATTTCTACCAACAATGACAAGTTTACGCCAGCCAGGGACATCTATCTTAGCCGTACCCGCTATTATGAGAAGAAGGATAATGAGACTAAATATCAGGTTTATACCGATCGTGCCATCTATCGCCCGGGGCAGAAGGTACATGCCTCAGCCATTTCCTATACTGTCAAGAAGGGGTTGGATGCCAGCGTGCCTGGCAAGAGCATGGAACTGAAGTTTGTCCTGAGTGATGCCAACTGGAAGCAGGTGGCAGAACAGAAGGTTACGACCGATGAATATGGTACGGCTTCGGTAGATTTCGAATTGCCGAAGGAGGGACAGACGGGACTGTATTCCATCTCCGTGAATGGAACGGCAACAAAATATGTAAGAGTGGAGGAATACAAGCGTCCAACCTTCGAGATTACCTTCCCGAAGGTGAACGAGAAATATAACTGGGGCGATACTGTAGTGGTGAAGGCTACAGCCAAGACCTATGCTGGTGTGCCTGTGCAGGGTGCCAAGGTGGAGTATCAGGTGACCCGCAGAAACCAGCTTTGGTGGTGGGGCGCAGGCTCTGCCGGACAGTTGGTAAAGACAGACAGTTGCGTGACTCGTGAGGACGGAACCTTCGACGTAGAGATTCCGCTGGAGGCTTCCTTGTCAGGAAAAGACGAGGCTGATATGAGCGAGTTCATGCGCATCGCCCGTTTCTTCAACTTCGAGGTCTCAGCCATCGTTACCGACATCAGCGGCGAGAGCCACGAGGGCGTGATGAGTCTGCCTCTGGGCACCAAGCCAACCATCCTCACGGTGAATCTTCCTAAGCGTATCGAAACAGACAGTCTGAAGACGGTGACCTTCGCTTACCGCAATGCCAGTGGTATGCCGATTTCTAGTAGGTTGAAATATCGAATTGATAAGGGCGAATGGAAGGATGCCGAGGCGAATGTACCGGTTTCTATCAAGGAATATGCTTCTTCTGCATCATCTGCCTCTTCTTCCCTCGTTTGGAAATCTGGCGTTCATCAGTTGGAGGCAATCTGCGGACAGGACACCCTGCAGCAGAAATTCACCCTTTTCAGCATGAAGGATACCCATCCGGTGGAGCCAACTACCGAATGGTATTATCAGACGGCGAAGACCTTCCCTCGTGATGGCAAGCCTGTCTATATCCAGGTAGGCTCTTCGGAGAACGGAGCACACATCGTATATTCCATCATCGCCGGCAACAAACTGCTGGAGAAGGGCGCCTGGGAGTTGGGCGACAGCATCGTGACTCTGCCTTTCACCTACAAGGAGGAATATGCGTCGGGCATCGTACTGAACTATAGTTTCGTGAAGCAAGGCAAGTGCTATACCCGAATGATGAGCATCGCCCGTCCTTTGCCTGAGAAGAAACTGAATATCGCCTGGAAGACCTTCCGCAACCGTCTGACCCCTGGACAGAAGGAGGAGTGGACGCTGAAGATTACCACCCCTGATGGCAAACCAGCCAAGGCGCAGCTGATGAGCGTACTCTATGACAAGTCGCTCGACCAGATAGCCCCGCATTCCTGGAATCTCTCCCTGGGCTTCTATCAGAGTCTGCCAAACTGCTACTGGAAGCACAACCTCACTTTCCGTTCATCTTACTTGAATGGCGTTTATCCTACCAAGTATTATGACGAGAAGGGACTGGATGTAGATAAGTTTGATGGCAAATTCTTTAGCTATTATGCTTATATGCAAGCGGTGGAGCTGAGCAAGTTGGAACGTTCTCTTGGCGGAACCGTAGAGTCTGTTCGTATAAAGAAAGACGAGCTGGTTCAGGAAGAAGGGAGAGTCATGAAAACTCGTGGGAGTAATATGACCCGTGTTGCAGCGGCTGCTCCATCTGCTAACAAGGTTTTTGATGTAGTAGAGGAGATGCCGCAGTTTGTCGGCGGTTCTGGCTCAGATGCAGGACAGTACCTTGACAAAGTGCAGGTGCGTGAGAATATGAACGAAACCGCCTTCTTCTATCCTGCCTTGGAGAGCGACAACAATGGCAACGTAGCCATCAGGTTTACCCTGCCGGAGAGCGTGACTACCTGGAAGTTCATGGGCTTGGCTCATGACAAGGAGATGCGCAACGGTTTGCTGGTGGATGAGGCTGTGGCTCAGAAGACCGTGATGGTGCAGCCTAACATGCCTCGCTTCCTGCGTGAGGGCGATAAGAGCACCATCGTGGTGAAACTCTTCAATACTTCCGACAAGAAGGTGAGCGGCAACGCCCGTATGCAGATTCTCGACCCGGAGACCAACAAGGTGGTTTGGCAGAAGACGCAGAACTACTGCATCGATGCCGAGGGCTCTGCTACCATCTCCTTTGATGTCCAGGGACTGAAAGAAGGCGTATATATTAATAAGGTGGTGGCTGCCGGTAATGGCTACAGCGATGGTGAACAGCACTATCTGCCGGTTTTGAGCAACCGTGAACTCGTGGTGAACACCCTGCCTATCACCCTGCATCAGAAGGGTGAGCAGAACTTCGACCTGAGCAAACTCTTCCTGAACAAGGAGGGCAAGCAGGCGAAGGGCGCTGAAGAGGCAAAGGTAACCATCGAGTACACCAATAACCCAAGTTGGCTGATGGTGAAGGCGCTGCCAGCCATCAGTAATCCGGATGAGGAGGACGCCATCTCGCTGATGTCTGCCATCTATGCCAATACTATCACAAACCATGTACAGAAGCATCTCTCGCTGGAAAATCTTACTCAGGAGAGCATCCGCCTGCAGAATCAGGTGGAGAAGCTGAAGAAGTTGCAGAACCCTAACGGTTCCTTTTCCTGGTGGAAAGGAATGAAGGGCAGCCGGTATATGACTACATCGGTAGCCGAAATGATGGTTCGATTGAATGACATCGCAGGTGTGCAGAAATCAACCGCCCGGATGCTGACTTCCGCCATCGATTATCTCTCCTGGCAGACAGCACAGGAAGTAAGAGAAATGAAGAAGCAGGAGGAGAAAAAGCAGAAGGTGAATCCTAGCGAACAGGCGCTGCATTATCTCTACATCCTTTCGGTGGATGGCAGAAAGATGAAGCAGAATCTGGAGCAGGATAAGGCTTATCTCTTGGACAAGATGTCGAAGATGACCGGTGATTTCTCCATCTATGGCAAGGCGCGTGCTGCCGTGGTACTCGCCAGAAACAGCCAGCAGAATGCTGCCTATCGCGAGAAGGCTGGCGAATATCTGCAGAGCGTGAACGAATATGCCGTTTACCGCGAGGAGATGGGCCGCTACTACGATACCCGCAAGGCACTCTACAGCTGGAGAAACTATAAGATTCCTACCCAGGTATCCGTGATAGAGGCGATGCAGATGCTGAAGCCGAACGACAAGCAGACCATCGAGGAACTGCAGCGCTGGCTCCTGATGTCGAAACGCACCCAGGTTTGGGATACGCCGGTGAACACCGTGGATGCCGTCTACGCCTTTATGAAGGGCAATGAGAACAACTGGAGCCGGAAGGCTGAGAATGCCGTGCTGAAACTGGACGGCAAGCTGCTGCCGATGCCGCAGGATTCCACTACTTTGGGCTATGTGAAGACCGAAAGACCGGGCAAGGCATCTAAGCTGAGCATCGACAAAAAGAGCGATTATACCAGCTGGGGAGCTGTCTATGCAGAGTTTAAGCAGCCTATCAGCGAAATCGGTTCCATGGAGTCGGGCATCAAGGTGCGCCGTGTCATCGTTCCAGCCGAATCTGAGAGCAAGGGCAATGCGCAGGTAGGCGAGAAGGTGAAGGTAACGCTCATCATCACCGCCGACCGCGACTACGACTTTGTGCAGATTACGGATAAGCGTGCGGCATGCCTGGAGCCGGTTAACCAGTTGAGCGGTTATCAGTGGAGCATAGGCTGCTATGTTTCTCCAAGAGACCATGCAACAAATTTCTATTTCGATCGTTTATCTAAAGGTAAGCACATCGTAGAAATGGAGTATTACGTGGATAGAAAGGGCGACTATCAGAGCGGAACTTGCATCGCTGAGTGTACCTACAGTCCGGAATTTAGTGGCCGCACAGAGACCTATGAATTGAAAGTTAATAATTGA
- a CDS encoding DUF1573 domain-containing protein: protein MKRMNIWMLSALLALPASAQKITTQHEVVDCGQVVFHKPVTAEFVLKNDGHKPLVINNVLKSCGCTEVDYPKTSIAAGESFVIKAVYDAKQMGTFTKQVCLYTNADEEPFILSMRGRVVGSVVDFAGSYDEMLGVIKSDAQEVEFDDVNRGDRPVQRIHIFNPTDEVLEPVVMHLPSYLHAFVSPSKVAPRHSAEISFVLDSKKLRDLGLNQTSVYLGERPGDKIAPEKEIVVSAVLLPGFENMTPAKKALAPKIEMSATDLNLGSFNGKKKLKGEILITNKGKSELDIRSMQMFTMGLQVKLKKSKIQPGETVKMKVTAVAADLKKSRVRHPRILIITNDPDHAKVVVKIYVQ, encoded by the coding sequence ATGAAACGGATGAATATATGGATGCTCTCAGCGCTGTTGGCGCTGCCTGCATCAGCACAGAAGATTACAACCCAGCACGAGGTGGTAGACTGCGGACAGGTGGTGTTCCACAAGCCTGTTACTGCCGAATTCGTGCTGAAGAATGACGGGCACAAGCCGTTGGTTATCAACAATGTATTGAAAAGCTGCGGATGTACGGAGGTAGATTATCCGAAGACGAGCATAGCTGCCGGCGAAAGTTTCGTCATCAAGGCGGTATACGATGCCAAGCAGATGGGTACTTTCACCAAGCAGGTTTGCCTCTATACCAATGCGGATGAAGAGCCGTTCATCCTCTCTATGAGGGGAAGGGTAGTGGGCAGCGTAGTAGATTTCGCTGGTTCTTACGATGAGATGCTGGGTGTCATCAAGAGTGATGCCCAGGAGGTGGAGTTTGATGACGTGAACCGTGGCGACCGTCCGGTTCAGCGCATTCATATCTTCAATCCTACCGACGAAGTGCTGGAGCCGGTAGTGATGCATCTGCCATCCTATCTTCATGCTTTCGTATCGCCTTCCAAGGTGGCTCCGCGTCATTCTGCCGAAATCAGTTTCGTGCTGGATTCCAAGAAACTGCGCGACCTGGGCTTGAACCAGACATCGGTTTATCTCGGTGAGCGTCCTGGCGATAAGATTGCGCCTGAGAAGGAAATCGTGGTATCAGCCGTTCTTCTTCCTGGTTTCGAAAACATGACTCCAGCCAAGAAGGCACTGGCTCCGAAGATAGAGATGTCTGCCACCGATCTCAATCTGGGTAGTTTCAATGGAAAGAAGAAGCTGAAGGGTGAGATTCTGATTACCAATAAGGGTAAGTCGGAACTGGATATCCGCAGCATGCAGATGTTTACGATGGGCTTGCAGGTGAAACTGAAGAAGAGTAAGATTCAGCCAGGAGAGACCGTTAAGATGAAGGTGACGGCTGTGGCTGCCGACTTGAAGAAATCGCGTGTCAGACACCCTCGTATCCTCATAATTACGAATGACCCTGACCATGCTAAGGTGGTGGTGAAGATTTATGTACAATGA